The window GGTCCGCCTGCGGCGGAGGGCCCTCGCCCTCCGCCTCCTCCTTTACCTCGCCTTCGTCCTCGCCCTCCTCGCCCTGCGCGGGTAAGGCGGGGTGTAGTGTATATTCCCCAAGGGGCTATACCCCTGACCGGGAGGAAGCATGGCGTACCGGATCTGCTTGATTGAGGGCGACGGCATCGGGCACGAGGTCATCCCCGCGGCGCGGAGGGTGCTGGAGGCCACCGGCCTCCCCCTGGAGTTCGTGGAGGCGGAGGCGGGCTGGGAGACCTTTGAGAGAAGAGGGACCTCCGTCCCCGAGGAGACGGTGGAGAAGATCCTGTCCTGCCACGCCACCCTCTTCGGGGCCGCCACCAGCCCCACCCGTAAAGTGCCGGGCTTCTTCGGGGCGATCCGCTACCTCAGGCGCAGGCTGGACCTCTACGCCAACGTCCGCCCCGCCAAGAGCCGCCCCGTCCCGGGAAGCCGCCCCGGCGTGGACCTGGTCATCGTCCGGGAGAACACCGAAGGGCTTTACGTGGAGCAGGAAAGGCGCTACCTGGACGTGGCCATCGCCGACGCCGTCATCTCCAAGAAGGCCAGCGAGCGCATCGGCCGGGCCGCCTTAAGGATCGCCGAGGGCCGGCCCCGCAAAACCCTTCACATCGCCCACAAGGCCAACGTCCTCCCCCTCACCCAGGGGCTCTTCCTGGACACGGTCAAGGAGGTGGCCAAGGACTTCCCCCTGGTGAACGTGCAGGACATCATCGTGGACAACTGCGCCATGCAGCTCGTCATGCGTCCCGAGCGCTTTGACGTCATCGTCACCACCAACCTCCTGGGGGACATCCTCTCCGACCTCGCCGCGGGGCTCGTGGGGGGCCTGGGCCTCGCCCCCTCGGGCAACATCGGGGACACCACCGCGGTCTTTGAGCCCGTCCACGGCTCCGCCCCCGACATCGCCGGCAAGGGCATCGCCAACCCCACGGCGGCCATCCTCTCCGCGGCCATGATGCTGGACTACCTGGGGGAGAAGGAGGCGGCCAAGCGGGTGGAGAAGGCGGTGGACCTGGTGCTGGAGCGGGGGCCCAGGACCCCCGACCTGGGCGGGGACGCCACCACGGAAGCCTTCACCGAGGCCGTGGTGGAGGCGCTCAAGAGCCTGTAGGCGGGAAAGGCTTCCTGGCCCCCAAGGGGGGCCAGGAAGCCTTTTTAGGGGGTTGCCAGATGAAGAAAAAGCGTTATGCTAAGCCCTAGGGATTCGCAGTTGGCCTTCCCGAAGGCGCCGGTATAAGGAGGGGGTGTGTTCAAAAGCCTTAGCCAGCTCTTCCGACCCAGGGTTGAGGCCCTGGGCTTGGAGATCGGGGCCTCCGCCCTGAAGCTCGTGGAGGTGTCCGGGAACCCCCCTGCCCTCAAGGCCCTGGCCTCCCGCCCCACCCCGCCCGGCCTCCTGATGGAGGGAATGGTGGCCGAGCCCGCCGCGCTGGCCCAGGAGATCAAGGAGCTTCTCCTCGAGGCCCGCACCCGCAAGCGCTACGTGGTCACCGCCCTCTCCAACCTGGCGGTCATCCTCCGCCCCATCCAGGTCCCCAAGATGCCCCTCAAGGAGATGGAGGAGGCGGTGCGCTGGGAGGCGGAGCGCTACATTCCCTTCCCCATTGACGAGGTGGTCCTGGACTTCGCCCCCCTGACCCCCCTCTCCGAGGTGCAGGAGGGGGAGCAGGTCCAGGTGATGGTGGCGGCGGCGCGGCAGGAGGCGGTGGCGGGGGTCCTCGAGGCCCTGAGGGGGGCGGGGCTCGTCCCCGTGGTGCTGGACGTGAAGCCCTTCGCCGGGCTTTACCCTCTGGAGGCCAGGCTTGCGGAGGAGCCCGACCGGGTCTTCCTCGCCCTGGACATCGGGGCCGAGAGCACGAGCCTCGTCCTGCTCCGGGGGGACAAGCCCCTGGCGGTGCGCGTCCTCACCCTCTCGGGCAAGGACTTCACCGAGGCCATCGCCCGAAGCTTCAACCTGGACCTCCTCGCCGCCGAGGAGGTGAAGCGGACCTACGGGATGGCCACCCTCCCCACCGAGGACGAGGAGCTCCTCCTGGACTTTGACGCCGAGCGGGAGCGCTACAGCCCGGGGCGCATCTACGACGCCATCCGCCCGGTGCTGGTGGAGCTCACCCAGGAGCTCCGCCGTAGCCTGGAGTTCTTCCGCATCCAGCTGGAGGAGGCCTCGCCCGAGGTGGGCTACCTCCTGGGCGGGGGGAGCAAGCTCAGGGGGCTCGCCTCCCTCCTCACCGACACCCTGGGGGTGAACTTTGAGCCCGTCAACCCCTGGGAGGCGGTGGCGGTGGACCCCAAGCGCTTTGAGTCGGAGCAACTCCAGGAGATCGGGCCGGAGTTCGCCGTAGCCCTGGGCTTGGCGTTGAGGGGGGTGGAGCCCCTTGATTAGGCTGAACCTTCTCCCCAAAAACCTCCGGCGCCGGGTGGAGCCGGGCTGGTGGCGCCTCCTCGCCCTCCTCTTCGCCCTCGTGGTCCTCGGGGTCTTGGGGCTCGTCCACTACACCGCCTACACCGAGCTCTCCCTGGCCAAGGCGGAGCGGGACCAGCTCCAGGCGGAGGTGGAGGCCTTGAGGCCCTTCATCGCCGAGCTCGGCCGCCTGCAGGAGGAGCGTAAGGCCCTCGAGGCCCTCCTCGCCATCCGGGAAGGCCTGGAGAAAAACGCCGTGCCCTGGTCCCAGTACCTGGCCGCCTTCATCAACCAGATCCCCAGGGCGGGGGGGCG of the Thermus thermophilus HB8 genome contains:
- a CDS encoding homoisocitrate dehydrogenase, with the protein product MAYRICLIEGDGIGHEVIPAARRVLEATGLPLEFVEAEAGWETFERRGTSVPEETVEKILSCHATLFGAATSPTRKVPGFFGAIRYLRRRLDLYANVRPAKSRPVPGSRPGVDLVIVRENTEGLYVEQERRYLDVAIADAVISKKASERIGRAALRIAEGRPRKTLHIAHKANVLPLTQGLFLDTVKEVAKDFPLVNVQDIIVDNCAMQLVMRPERFDVIVTTNLLGDILSDLAAGLVGGLGLAPSGNIGDTTAVFEPVHGSAPDIAGKGIANPTAAILSAAMMLDYLGEKEAAKRVEKAVDLVLERGPRTPDLGGDATTEAFTEAVVEALKSL
- the pilM gene encoding type IV pilus assembly protein PilM gives rise to the protein MFKSLSQLFRPRVEALGLEIGASALKLVEVSGNPPALKALASRPTPPGLLMEGMVAEPAALAQEIKELLLEARTRKRYVVTALSNLAVILRPIQVPKMPLKEMEEAVRWEAERYIPFPIDEVVLDFAPLTPLSEVQEGEQVQVMVAAARQEAVAGVLEALRGAGLVPVVLDVKPFAGLYPLEARLAEEPDRVFLALDIGAESTSLVLLRGDKPLAVRVLTLSGKDFTEAIARSFNLDLLAAEEVKRTYGMATLPTEDEELLLDFDAERERYSPGRIYDAIRPVLVELTQELRRSLEFFRIQLEEASPEVGYLLGGGSKLRGLASLLTDTLGVNFEPVNPWEAVAVDPKRFESEQLQEIGPEFAVALGLALRGVEPLD
- a CDS encoding competence protein, encoding MIRLNLLPKNLRRRVEPGWWRLLALLFALVVLGVLGLVHYTAYTELSLAKAERDQLQAEVEALRPFIAELGRLQEERKALEALLAIREGLEKNAVPWSQYLAAFINQIPRAGGRLEVALRSVSARALSEEEAARLAQEGTYDGKRIRVEFALQGEALSREALVRFIRAFETSPRFGIEFQGASLDEGRGLYTFSARVGVTGGESGAR